ACCATGTCTGTAAACAGCTGGCCGGTCACCGGATGGCGCGCTGATGTGGTCCAGACATCCACTATCGCGGCAAACTCTTCCGTGGTCATGCCTACATGTGTGGCAGCGACGATATCGACCATCGCTGATTCACCCAACTCGGCCAGCATCTCCAGATCCTCTTCTAAAACCGCCTGAAAAGGTTGCGTGGTGGCCCACTCGGGATGGTCAGGAGCCATGTCCCTGACACGGTCGATGGCGAATAATAATTGGAAATAAGCTGGCCGTTCCGACCACAAGGTGCCGTCATTGTCAAAACAGGCCAACCGGTCATCAGGCGCCACATAATGCTCGCCATTCTCGGCCGTTACCGCGGCCACAAAATCGATAATGGCCTGCTTCGCAGGCCCGTCGTTCCAGGATGCTAATTCAATCTTCACGAGTATCTCCTATTCCAGAAACCGGGATTTTTATCTAAACATTTACTCGTCTCACCCGCAGCTAACAACCTGGTTTCTAACGATTGCAAACCTGCAAGCCCTGCCATCCGTCAAAGTGGCCGCGACAACGCCCAACTCAACCAGGCCATGAACCATCATTTCCACGGCCAGGGCAGCCAGCAAGACACCAAAGACCGCTTCCGTCCGCCATGCTCTTCAACACGATACTCTTCTTTACCGCTGCTGACTAATCATATGCAGCGACAACAGCAGCAGCACGATGCCGCCGGCGACAAGAACCGAACCCGTCGAAAAGTGCAGCAAAGCCATGAGAAACCAGCCCAGCAAGACCAGGACCAAGCCCCAGACGATAGCCGTGCGCACCGACTTGTTGGCCACGGCTACCTGAGTCGCCTTGTCGAGATCGGCCGTTAATTCTACAAATGGCATCAGGGCGATCTGTAAGTCTACTCCTCACTTCCCGCCGGCAAGCGGTGTTCTTCAGGTTCCTCAACCGCATCTTCATGCTCCTCGCGCATATGGTCCACTTTGGCGAACAGATATATGGCGATACCCGCGGCAGTGATTACCAGGGCAACAGCCGCGCCGTAGTCGAGGATGCTCACGCCCTCGGTCAATTCAAAGCTGGCGGCGACGCCCAGGAAGAGCACGGCCAGCATGACCACAATAACCGCCAGGAGGTTGAATTTCAGCTGTTCGAGGCTGTTGACAGACATCCATTCCGGGATGACATCTTTCAAGCCCGGGTCAACAAATAGTTCTTGCAGGCCGATGGCCGTGATGAAGAGGATCGTGCCGAGCAAGAAGAGATCGATCATTTCGATCAGTTCAACGGAGAGACGGCGCGCCCCCTCTGCATTGAACTGTCCATGCCGGAATGCCTCGATGACAATGAGCACCGTGCTGATCAAGCCAAAGATAAAAACCGCCAGGGTTGCCAGAAGCAACGCAACCACAGCCAGGAAAATTAGGAATCGTGACCAATTGAATACCCTGCGCATCTCGTTCCTTCCTTAAATTCGCCATCCCTGCACGTTTGGAAAAACCCGCTGACTTTCGCAGATCGAATCGGAGAAGTCAGCGGAAATCTGCGCCGAAGGTCTGCGTGATCTGCTCTCTCAATGGCCAACTGCCGCTGTGATTATCTCCAGTTCCACCATGCCCACCACCATCATCTGGATGGCCAGGGCCGCCAACAGCACGCCGAAGACCGCTTCCGTGACCGCCAACTTGGCCGGATCCATGAACTTGGCCACCGAATCGATGTTCCTGAACAGCACCAGGTCGATCAAGCCCACCGACAGCACCAGTACGATCAGGATCACCGCATCCAGGATCGTGCTTATCCCGCTTGAAGCGATCACCAGCACCGCAATACCAACAGGGTTGAGTATATAGGGTACCGCCAGCGGGTA
Above is a genomic segment from Chloroflexota bacterium containing:
- a CDS encoding YqhA family protein codes for the protein MRRVFNWSRFLIFLAVVALLLATLAVFIFGLISTVLIVIEAFRHGQFNAEGARRLSVELIEMIDLFLLGTILFITAIGLQELFVDPGLKDVIPEWMSVNSLEQLKFNLLAVIVVMLAVLFLGVAASFELTEGVSILDYGAAVALVITAAGIAIYLFAKVDHMREEHEDAVEEPEEHRLPAGSEE
- a CDS encoding MarC family protein, with protein sequence MPFVELTADLDKATQVAVANKSVRTAIVWGLVLVLLGWFLMALLHFSTGSVLVAGGIVLLLLSLHMISQQR